In Besnoitia besnoiti strain Bb-Ger1 chromosome I, whole genome shotgun sequence, the genomic window GCAGCTAAGCCCGGCGGAGGCTCGCACATGGCGCCTGACGacaacacacacgcagaagaagagacgcagaggctcgCTGGCAGGCTGTGCTCGCTCGCGAGAGTCGAGAGAGGGACAAACGGCCGCGTACGTGAAGATGGCGGACCGTCAAAGCAAGGATAGAAAGTGAAGCTTCAAACGGGACGAATAGAGAGCCTGAAGAAGGTGCCTGAATCCTGCAGGCACTAGAGGGGGTGGGCGCTCCCCCGTCGGCGCACAGCGCAAACTCTTTCTCCCTTCTTCCGTCATGGCGTCGTTTTGCCTCTTCGTTtctcccttctcttcttACCAGACACGCCGGTTTTCCCCTCTCTTCCGGAGGCGAAAACCCTCATGCGCAGCTCTTCCGTCTCGTCTCTTGCGCCCTTTGCCTGTTTTGCTGACTCGCCCTCGGCTTCCAGCGCGGCAGAGTTCTTCTGCGGAGCCTGAGAGTCTTTTGTCTCCCCAACCGTCCACTTCCTGTCTGCCTGCTTCACACccctctgctttctctcAGCCTGCTCGTGGGCTTTGCTTCCAGGCTTCTGTATCCTCTTCCGCCTTTGATCTGAGCACGTTTCCGCGCCCGGGCCCGCGTGTTACTCGCTCGGAAGACccgctttcttcgtctgcagcaAGGAGCGGATTCTATTCAGAGCAAGATACGGAGGGAGACGCTCTTATTTTTTCTTTTGCTGCGTTCTCTTGCGTGCCCTCTGCCAGCGGATGCGGCGCCCTGCCCGCAGACAGAAACGGCAGCGTGTGTAGGTCGCTCCCTCGTCCGCTGAGCGACATTCCTGGTTGTGGAGGAGCTCGGATTCCCAGTCTCCGTTGTGCTCTTTTCCCTCCCTCGCATGCACCTTCAGGGcatcgccgcagcgagcctcactctcccctccctctctcccgtcGTTTCGCGGATTCAGAACGGCGTGTTTCTGCGTCCTTCGCTCGTTCATTTTCAGCGCCTCGCACGTTatctgctgcctctcccaGGCCCTGCTCCAACGCACCGGACAGCTTCACAGATCCCTCCAAGTCCTCGCTCGTGGcggccctccgcgtctcgccggcTCTGCCGTGCTCGTTGTCGCCCATTTCTCTGCCTTTTTCCTCGTGTTTGTCGGCGGCCGTGGTTCGCtctttccgcctctccttgctcgcctgcgtctccgctgccgcagggcgcgAAGACGGAGGTCGCTCGGCTCTACTGAGCGGCGCGCAAGAGCCCAGAAACAGAGGGAGGCTCGCTCAAAGCACCGAGCCCGAGAAGCGAGGAGCCAAGTCGAAgaaaggcggaagacgcgaacgTCCACGCGGGCAGGACCAGCAGACAGGCCAGCAGGAGACGCCTGTCTCCGGCCGtggctcgcctgcctcgcggcttGCTGCGGTCGCTCTGTTTttgcctctcgcgtcgcaCAGCTACCGTGAcaaagacgcggaagcgagccCGGAAAGGccacacgcgcagacgccgacggcccCGGAaggcctgctgcgcgaccGTGGAGCTggcagaagagagcgggAGCCGAGGAGATTCACCGCGACGcttccgcccgcgccggcgattCACAGCCCCAGAGAGTCCTCGCTGCAGAATCACGCCAGCGCACAGCGAGAAGGACCGACACCCAACGCGCCACACGGGCGGACGGCAGGGCGGGCTCAGACAGACCCAGACCGCAGAGGCTCGGAAGGCTGCAGGGAGGATGTGCGGCGAGAGGGGCGTACGGCATCGGAGCGggaagggcgacgcgaagccCTAGTCCCGAGTCTgaagcgcggagacggaCTGGGGGAAAATTCCGGAAGCGCGACAAACgtctgcagcggagagacctgcgcggcggtgtgctcgcgcctgcggagagacTCCGATGCGAGTCGCGCCgactcgccctccgccctcgcgtctcctgtCCGCAGAGTGGggcccgcgtcgcgcggctctccgtcTGGTGGAtgctcgtctcctcgttGCTCGGcttgcgcgcggcctctcgcgttttcttcccgcgctctctcggcgcctcATCGGCCGGCGGTGGCTGCCTGCCagggcttcgcggcgcccgcggaaaCGCGCTTCCTGGACTCGACAGAGGAGCGAGAttggcggcagcgcgccgagagaggcgcggaggaacgCTGGCCGAAGAGCGCGTGGCCCTGTGGCCTCGACCGCATACCGGCTGAAGAGCTCGCTGCACTTAGCGCCGAAGCTGAAGATGGAGAAGAAACAGAAGACCGGGAGCAAAAGCTGGCGTTCCTTTTGGAGTCTGGGGGCGAGCACTTACCTGCAGACGAACTGCAGCTGAAGGCGAGCTTGGGCGACGAGCAGGCCCGCGGCACGtctgcgcgcgaaggagcgccgcgcgagtgcgcgcTGGATCGCCTGTGGTGGAAGGCGCTGCTGTCGtggaagctgctgcagctgctctgcatcgccctccctctcgcagcctgcgccggcgccacgatgctcgcgctcgctgtgTTGCCGCTCGTGTGGTGCGGCGTGGAGACGCTCGCAGGCCCGTTGGGCGCGTGGGTCCCCACAGAGGAGACAGTTCAGGCGAGCCTGGAGCATGCCCTCCTGCAGGCGatcggcgcagccgccaacGCAGCCGGTCCAGCGTACGTGAAGTGCCTGCAGGTAGGCGAAACGGCCAGAAGCAACGCGCGGTGAGCCACGCGTGACGAGATTGTCTTCTGCTCTAGGCTCTCTTtccgctggcgcagggaaCGCCCGAGACCGCGGCTCGGGATCCAAGCGGGAGAGCTTGAGGCGTGGCCTCTgagcctgccgcgcgcacgTTCGCAGGCTGGAGGACACtttcgtcgctcgcctccgcgtcgaaTGGGACGCGGAGTCGAGTCGGTTGTGGTCAGGGTTGCTGCTTTTTCGCCGTGTCGTCttacctaaaccctaaacccttctCTGTTCGAGTTGTTATGGTATCGACTTGCTTTCTGCGTGCCGGTGGCGGCTCCATACAGCACCGTCTTCCCTTTCTCCGTGGCCGTGTCGGCTTTGTTGTCGCTCCGGCTTCGTGTTGGTCTCTTGTCTactcgcgctgcgtctcctgtcTTGCTTCACTTCCTGTTGGCTCcgctcagccgccgcagccccgcgagTCGGCATGCGTTCGCGGGCTTTTACGCGAACTGCTTCCTTTCAGTTTTTTTGTTTCGCGCATATTTTTGATCTTTGGTCCTTCTGTGCATGTGTGCAGTGGGCGGGCACCCGCCGCGACCTCTTCCCGTTGAAGCTCTGCGACTTCTGCGCCACGTATGGAGACATCTGAGAAAACGACTTTGCTGGCGTGTTCGCAGCCGTGAGAAGCCCAGACACTCAAGCGCCTGTAGCTCTATTTGACTGAAAATAGGGAGACTCGTGGTGTAGAGAGGGGGTTATGTGAGCTaacgccgcgagagaggatCTCGGCAGGCCCCTCGCCACGACAATCGATGTCGCATGCcgctttttctcgctgccgcttgcTTCCCCGCAGCTTCCAGCGACAGCCGACCGACGCCTCGTTCATGTATCCCTACATAGCGCTATTGATGCAGAGGCGATTCGGCGACAACTGGAGAGACGAGCTCGTCCTGGATCCGCGGTGAGTCACGCCGGGAGAGACATACAGGCTGggcgcttcgctgcgccggTGACCCAGCTCTGGTCACCTTGCGTGATTGTCCTCTAGGCCTGGGTTGATGCTCTGCGCGGTTCCTTCtcgcggggcgccgccgcagtttCCAGAATgtgcttcttcgcttccgcggGGTCCTTCTGCTTCGGTTGCTGCCTTCGGCATcgtccctcgcctctcttcagACTTCCTGTGTTTGCTTCCCCGTTCTGGTGCGTTCGGTCTGTTTTTTCGCGCTCTCCGCTTTTCCTCTAGCTTGCTTGCGCGGCTGTACCTCTGTATCTTTGTCCCCGTGTGCGTGTCTCCCGCGGTCGCAGACCGGTTGGCAGCGGCTGCATCGCAGTCGTGTTCCGGGGCCTCCTACGCCTCCACGTTCGTCCGGACGACCCTACGCACCGGCGGTTTCTTTCGCATGCTTTCTACGCCTTCGATCCTCCTCATGCCGACTCAGAAGGCTCCCACCCTGAAGCGACAGCCCCCCTCGAAATTGCTggtgcggctgccgcggttTCAGCTGGAAGCTGTGCCGCATTCGCTGCTGTCCCTGCCTCcaccgcgggcgccttgGGCGCCACTGTCTCCTCGGTGGGGACTCCAACCGCGgccggagccgcggcggcgggcgccacgGCGGTACTGGCCGAAGGCGCCTCTCAGCTCAAGCAGGCCTTGGTCGCgtcgcgaggagaggagcgcgcagcagacgaagcgggGGGGAAAGAGACAACCCAGACTCAGATCGGCGCTTAGTCaggagaagaggcggcgcagacgtcAGGCAGGGAGCCGCAGGACTCAGCGATTCGCGCGGGCTCGGCTGCGGAGATCGGAGAGGCGATCTCGCCGGCAGGGAGAGGGCGGGGTCAGCCGTGAGCGAAAGCGAGAATTCCTGCCCAGAGGgggcaggaggcgacgaagagacgctCTGGATGTGTGTAGCTGTGAAGGCGGTTAAGCCTTTCACAAGGGAGTCCATGCAGGCAGACCTCATGCTCATACAGGGGCTCGCCAAATTCATTGAAAGCATCCCATTCCTGGACTGGCTCAGTCTCTCTCCCGGGTCAGGACGCTCTTCCGCCCTTTTCGGTTTCTCTTTGCGCACACTAGTGACTGCGCATGCCAATATGCAATCAgagcgtctctgcgcagcgaaAGCGCGCAAGTGTTTCCTCATTCTGAGTCGATTGAGGTGTTTTGCACTCTAGCCATGGGATGAGTGAGCGGGTCTGCGGGCGCACGTCGAGGCACCTTCCTCTTTTATATCCGCAGCAGAGATCCCTTCCGGTCACACTTTGTTGTCCGTGGTCTATACCTGTCTACCTGTTTTTTAGCCTAAGAGATATCCAGTTATCCATCTGCGTGGTTCCCACAACGCCTTCCTCCCGTGCGTGAGTGCGCACGAATTCGGCGTCTCAAGCTCTCCAGAAGCCTGGCGCAGGGGGCGTGCGGACGGCTCCCAGAGACGGCTTGGGCGAAGCGTCGCGTGAGTCACTCTCGAGATTCATTTCGCTGTGCGGTGTGTTTGAGTGGCTTTTTTTCAGGGTGAAGCAGTTCTCGGAGAGTATGGAAGCGCAGCTGAACCTGGAGACCGAAGCTCGGAACTTGCTGCGTTTCCGCCGCGACTTCGATCTCCCATCTCCCGTCTTCCCCGCGTCTCTGTCCTCCCTGACATCTGCGTGTAGACCGCTGCCCAAACACGGCGCCGGTgactctgcgtcttcgtctccgccgtcgcatACTTCCCGCTCGTTTATCTCGtgttcgtcttctctcgcctcgtcctctgtTTCGAAGTCATCTTCTGCGTCCTcagcctcgtcttccttcctGCCCCCATTTTTCCTCTGGcttgcgtctctgctgccggcgtTTTCGCTGCCGAGTCAGacagtctccgcgtcgctgcctcctgCAGTCTCCttcccgctgccgctgctgccgctctcaGACGGAGACGTTCTCTTCATGACCCTCGAGGAAGGCCTTCCTCTGGATCTGCTCCTGCGctcagcggccgcgtcgcgagaggctgcgccggGTGCGAGTGGAGACTCGCCAGCAGACACCCGCCGCAAACGcgagcggcgtcgcgcgtggTCTTCGTGGGTGtcgtggcggcgcaggcgagaggcgccgcaggtaTCGGGctcagacgcggaggaggcaacGGGCCTTCCAGCGTCTAGCCAAGTGCGCGAGCtgactgcggctgcggcgggggagagcgagggcgccgacgagccgaaagccgcgacggcaggcgaAAAGAGGcgcaagcgccgcgcaggtgGAAGTTGCGTAGGAGGCAGCGCTCGActggaagaaggaggagcggacgcggagaggctgcTGGAGCGTCCAGCACAACGGCGAATAGACCCAAGTGCGAAGGGTCGTGTGGAAGCAAAAACGCTGGCGAAGCAAAACGCCGGTCGCCCGGAAGCCCCTGAAACCCCCGCGATGAGgtgcagagacgacgaagaagaacgTGGGGATGACAGCACCGCGGGGAAtggggcgagcggcggctaCTACCGACGGAGCCTAGAGGAAGAGCTAATTGAAGCCGCCAGGATTGCAGCTCCTCAAGTTGATAAAGTAAGGGGTGTCCGAAAGGACACACAGAAGCTGTCGCCTCTGTAGGattcgcgccgccctccgcgttgTCCTCGGCCTTCTGCGTGCCTGTTTCCTTCCGGTTCACCTTGGCTATCTCGCTGTGCTGTCTT contains:
- a CDS encoding hypothetical protein (encoded by transcript BESB_002710), encoding MQDRGTPWRWKNKKRTSSRAGGEGQIATERGARLCVASGEAGGVFDSFAFLPLAHDPFFRLFLPLLDLSSPSSHRPSVQCFLSPFSQKSEPPVDTASSSPALQASALLPALSKLLACIFPQPALSLRRSPSGFFSVSDLFRTPPANVAGVVVAASCLLAQGLVCAPEAAKPGGGSHMAPDDNTHAEEETQRLAGRLCSLARVERGTNGRVPPRTLSAASPRPCSNAPDSFTDPSKSSLVAALRVSPALPCSLSPISLPFSSCLSAAVVRSFRLSLLACVSAAAGREDGGRSALLSGAQEPRNRGRLAQSTEPEKRGAKSKKGGRRERPRGQDQQTGQQETPVSGRGSPASRLAAVALFLPLASHSYRDKDAEASPERPHAQTPTAPEGLLRDRGAGRREREPRRFTATLPPAPAIHSPRESSLQNHASAQREGPTPNAPHGRTAGRAQTDPDRRGSEGCREDVRREGRTASEREGRREALVPSLKRGDGLGENSGSATNVCSGETCAAVCSRLRRDSDASRADSPSALASPVRRVGPASRGSPSGGCSSPRCSACARPLAFSSRALSAPHRPAVAACQGFAAPAETRFLDSTEERDWRQRAERGAEERWPKSAWPCGLDRIPAEELAALSAEAEDGEETEDREQKLAFLLESGGEHLPADELQLKASLGDEQARGTSAREGAPRECALDRLWWKALLSWKLLQLLCIALPLAACAGATMLALAVLPLVWCGVETLAGPLGAWVPTEETVQASLEHALLQAIGAAANAAGPAYVKCLQWAGTRRDLFPLKLCDFCATFQRQPTDASFMYPYIALLMQRRFGDNWRDELVLDPRPVGSGCIAVVFRGLLRLHVRDEETLWMCVAVKAVKPFTRESMQADLMLIQGLAKFIESIPFLDWLSLSPGVKQFSESMEAQLNLETEARNLLRFRRDFDLPSPVFPASLSSLTSACRPLPKHGAGDSASSSPPSHTSRSFISCSSSLASSSVSKSSSASSASSSFLPPFFLWLASLLPAFSLPSQTVSASLPPAVSFPLPLLPLSDGDVLFMTLEEGLPLDLLLRSAAASREAAPGASGDSPADTRRKRERRRAWSSWVSWRRRREAPQVSGSDAEEATGLPASSQVRELTAAAAGESEGADEPKAATAGEKRRKRRAGGSCVGGSARLEEGGADAERLLERPAQRRIDPSAKGRVEAKTLAKQNAGRPEAPETPAMRCRDDEEERGDDSTAGNGASGGYYRRSLEEELIEAARIAAPQVDKERERIGLAALHAFLQMLFLDNFLHADLHPGNVMLRRGRCLVPAAEDAALRAGASGAAAEASSEQREQLPSAAPFPSGGSSVPIIPLARFVTCSEEDWHHRASSPSLSSPLRGESESPRASWPACEPGERERHARLPISAARYAPQLQLVFLDSGLAASLSVQDRENFLLLLKAIALARGEAAGSSPSSPPAKLRASCESILLPARIMRRLLVERAKRRLADADVEPFIRGVADMVKKYHFQEGDGVRLGAVQLGEIFSKMLDLSRRHRVVLDSQFANVFLAISILEGVGKQLDPHVDILKTALPYTVRAARNLYLSKTRRRQVPMESEEDSRREESRDTL